The sequence GCAACATCATGCCCTCCCCCGACCTCACGCCCCACGCTCCCCGTCGTCTCCAAGCCCAGAGGGCATGATGTTGCGCAACGAACCCTTTTGGCAGAGTCGCGTCAATCGCGCTCAGATTTCGAAGTGCCGGCGTGGCACGGGTTCACATGCAGGTAAGCCTGAGGTTTGCCAACGCTCGCTTCGGAATCGAGCGCGATAGCGACGGCGCCATGGGTGAGCGGAGCAACATCATGCCCTCTCCCAAATCTCCTGCAGCTCATCCACATCAAAATGATAATGCTCGTTGCAAAAATGGCATACCATCTCGGCTTTCTCATCCGAGATTAGGTCTGCTATTTCTTTTTTCCCCAAGGACACCAAGGTACCACTCAACCGTTCTTTTGAACATGTACAGGTAAAGCCGATAGGACGCCGTTCAAGGACATGGTACGAAAGCTGCCCCATCAAACGACTCAATAGCTGATCCATAGTTTCACTCTGAGCTACTAGCTCACTAATGCCCGTCTCTAATTGACCCAAGAGATTTTCTATCGTCTGAATAACCTCTTCCGATGCTCCCGGCAATAACTGGATCAAAAACCCACCTGCCCCCGCAACGTGATAATCTTTCTCCACTAAAACCCCCAGCAACAAAGCCGAAGGAATTTGTTCAGAGTTCAACAGATAATGCACTAAGTCTTCAGCGATCTCCCCGCTAACCAAAGGAACCATCCCTGTATAAACCTCGCCATTCTGTAAGCTTCTGCTAACGGACAACTCGCCACGACCAACCGCAGCACCTACATCAAGTTTGCCGGAAGCCTTAAGAGGCAGATCAACCAATGGCTCACGCACATAGCCTCTCACTTGCCCTTGCGCATTCCCCACAGCAACAACCCCTTGCAAAGGACCATCACCTAATAAACGTAAAGTAATACTCTCATCCCCTTTGAGAGAGCTGGCTAATATAAGAGCCCCAGTCATTAATCTCCCTAAAGCCGCTGTAGCAACTGGAGACATACCATGACGTCTGCGAGCCTCCTCTGCAGTATCCGTCGACTTCACTAAAACCCATCGAGCATTTCCTTCAAGCATAGTTCCAATCCATAATTCATCTTGTTGCATAATCGTCAAATCCTTTATAAAAATCTAGTCAAATATATTAACAAAAGCACCAGGCACATAACCTTAGCCTATCCCTATAATGCAATCATTACACCTATATAAGTGAAAGCAAATCAGAACCACCCAGAAACCTGCAGTCCTCTCTTAACATTAAACCACTCGCCCCCGACATCCCAAACCCCAGTCGTCCCCTGCCCAGAGGGTATGATTTTGCGCAGCGAACCCTTTGGCAGAGTTGCGTTTATCGCCCTTATATTTCGAAGCGCCAGCGTAGCACTGGTTCACATGCAGATTCACCCAGAGGTTTGCCAAAGCTCGCTTCGGAATCAAGGGCGATAGCGACGGCGCCACGGGTGAGCGGAGCAACTTCATGCACTCCCCAAACCAAGTCCCCCGACCCCACGTCCCAAGCTCCCCATCGTCCCCAGCCCAGAGGGCATGATTTTGCGCAGCGAACCCTTTGGCAGAGTCGTGTCTATCGCCCTTATATTTCGAAGCGCCAGCGTGGCACTGGTTCACATGCAGATTCGCCCAGAGGTTTGCCAAAGCTCGCTTCGGAATCAAGGGCGATAGCGACGGCGCCACGGGTGAGAGGAGCAACTTCATGCCCTCCCCAACTTCATGCCCTCCCCCTGGGCAAAACCGCTATAACCCAACCCTCATTAACCTCAACTACAGCCTTCTCACCTATAAAAACGTTACTAATACCCCTAGGACGCTCCTGTAGTAGAACACCTTTATGCAAGGGATAATACAACCCCTCTGTCGTAACCACGGCCTTCTCCGAAAGAGCTATCAGGGAAATTTCCTGTCCAGGGGCCCCCTTCATCTCTTCCCGCCCTTGAACAATCCATAACTCTTGTTCCGGATCAATTACGCGCAATCGATATCCCTTCCGAGCATAAGCAAGCATCAGTGCTACATTCCCTAGGAAATGATCAATTCGCTTTCCTGTTGCCCCATACAGCCATATGTCCTGTTCGCCAAGCAGGTCAGCCTTTTCCTCAGCGCGCAAAAGGGCTAACTCTAGATCCGTCTCATCCTTTTCACAGGGGTAACGTTCTATGACACATCCGGAATCTTTACATCGACTTAAGTTCTCTGGGGAAATGGAATCTAAGTCCCCAATTACCTGATCTGGCATACGCAAAGATAGGGCAGCATTGTTCGCTCCCCCATCTGCACAAATTAAAAAATGAACGTCTTTAAGAGCTTGCCTACCCCATTCATGATCCCAAGCTCCATTTGCTAAAACGGCAATTTTAATCTTACTCACCTTACTTCAAGCTAGCTGCCTGGCGAATATCTTTCACAGCCTGTTGGGGATCAGGTTGAGAGAACACAGCTGCACCAGCAACCAAAATATGGGCCCCAGCTTTGCCAACCACCGGTGCCGTTTCTAGGTTAATGCCGCCATCCACTTCTATCTGACAAGCAGATCGGGTTTGAGTAAGATGGTGGTGAAGCACCTGAATTTTGGGCACAACATTAGTGATAAATTTTTGTCCACCAAACCCGGGGTTGACTGTCATCAAAAGCACCATATCTAAATCTTCTAGAATATACTTTAGTCCGTCAAGGGGAGTGGAGGGGTTAAGGGCAACTCCAGCAGTCATTCCATGTTCCTTAATCTGCTGGATTACACGGTGAACATGAGGAGTCGTCTCCAAATGAAAGGTGATATGGTCGGCACCGGCAGCTGCAAAATCTCCTATGAATTTTTCAGGCTCATTAACCATTAAATGGACGTCAAAACGCATCTGTGATTGAGCCCTGATGGATTTCACTAAGGCCGGCCCAAAGGTTAGGTTAGGTACAAAGTGTCCATCCATGATATCGATATGCAAGACCTCAGCGCCTGCTTCTTCAACCAAATTCACCTGTTCTCCCAGACGAGAAAAATCCGCGGATAATATAGAAGGTGCCATTTGAATCACATTAATACTTCCTCTCTGCTTCGATTACTTCTTTTAAGAATATAAGGTAATGGTC comes from Desulfosporosinus meridiei DSM 13257 and encodes:
- the hslO gene encoding Hsp33 family molecular chaperone HslO, whose protein sequence is MQQDELWIGTMLEGNARWVLVKSTDTAEEARRRHGMSPVATAALGRLMTGALILASSLKGDESITLRLLGDGPLQGVVAVGNAQGQVRGYVREPLVDLPLKASGKLDVGAAVGRGELSVSRSLQNGEVYTGMVPLVSGEIAEDLVHYLLNSEQIPSALLLGVLVEKDYHVAGAGGFLIQLLPGASEEVIQTIENLLGQLETGISELVAQSETMDQLLSRLMGQLSYHVLERRPIGFTCTCSKERLSGTLVSLGKKEIADLISDEKAEMVCHFCNEHYHFDVDELQEIWERA
- a CDS encoding thiamine diphosphokinase, which encodes MKIAVLANGAWDHEWGRQALKDVHFLICADGGANNAALSLRMPDQVIGDLDSISPENLSRCKDSGCVIERYPCEKDETDLELALLRAEEKADLLGEQDIWLYGATGKRIDHFLGNVALMLAYARKGYRLRVIDPEQELWIVQGREEMKGAPGQEISLIALSEKAVVTTEGLYYPLHKGVLLQERPRGISNVFIGEKAVVEVNEGWVIAVLPRGRA
- the rpe gene encoding ribulose-phosphate 3-epimerase, producing the protein MIQMAPSILSADFSRLGEQVNLVEEAGAEVLHIDIMDGHFVPNLTFGPALVKSIRAQSQMRFDVHLMVNEPEKFIGDFAAAGADHITFHLETTPHVHRVIQQIKEHGMTAGVALNPSTPLDGLKYILEDLDMVLLMTVNPGFGGQKFITNVVPKIQVLHHHLTQTRSACQIEVDGGINLETAPVVGKAGAHILVAGAAVFSQPDPQQAVKDIRQAASLK